The nucleotide sequence GCAAATGATGGTAGGTGCGGGCTTTGAGAGGGTGTTCGAAATCGGTCATGCTTACAGGGCTGAACTTCACAACACGTGGAGACACCTGAATGAATACGTGAGCCTGGATGTGGAGATGGGTTTCATAGATGATGAGTTTGAGCTCATACAACTGGAAGAAGATTTTATAAACTATCTGTTTGCTGCTTTAAATGAAAAATGCTCAAAAGAGTTGGAATTATTTCAGGTTACCTTGCCTTCTAAGGTATCTATACCCAGAATCCCACTAAAGGAAGCACAAGAAATTCTCCTAGAAGTGTACGATAAATCCTCTCCTGTTGGAAATATCGATGCAGAAGGTGAGATATTACTTTCAAAGTATGTAAAAGAAAAATATGACAGTGACTTTGTTTTTCTTACTAAATACCCTATTTCAAAGAGGCCGATGTACACAATGCCTGACCCTGATTATCCTGGCATGACCAAGAGCTTTGATTTAATTTATAAAGGCCTTGAAATCACTACAGGTGGGCAAAGAATTCACGATTATGAAGAGCTTAAAGCAAATATAATAAAGTTTGGACTTAAGCCTGAAGACTTCAGCTTTTATCTTGACAGCTTTAAATATGGTATGCCCCCTCATGGTGGTTTTGCCATAGGTCTGGAGAGAATAACCATGAAGCTTTTAGGGCTACAGAATATCCGTGAGGCCACCCTGCTGCCTAGAGACATGAAAAGGCTTGAACCTTAGGTCTGGTGATATACTATGAGGGGATGCGGTTTTAATATAAAAATCTCATTAGATAGAGGAGGAGAAAATATGAATATATCTACAGAAGAAGTTAATCGTATAGCAAAATTGGCAAAGCTAAAATTCAGCGAGGCTGAGACTATAAAGCTTACATCAGAGTTTGAAAAGATCTTAGAGCATTTTCATTCCATGGATAAATTAGCTCTAGATGATATAGATTTACATGCTTTAGAAAAGGGAGCCCAAACTTCCCTGCGAAAGGATGAAGTTGAAGTTTTTGAGGATAAGGAAAGTCTTTTTGTTAATGCAAAGACTGTCAGAGACCGGTATATTGAAGTTCCAAAGATTATTGAGTAAAGGAGATGTCATTTATGGACTATGAAAGCTTAAGTGCATTAGATATAGTTGAAGGAATAAAAAGTGGAAAATTTACCCCAAAGGAGATTATAAAAGAATGTTTCAAAAGAATAAACGAGACTGAGGGCACTGTAAATGCCTTTATCACTCTTTGTGAAGAAGAAGCCTTGGAAAGAGCGAAATACCTGGAAGAAAAAATCCGCCGCGGTGAAAAGCTGGGAAGGCTTGCCGGAGTACCAATCGCTATTAAAGATAATATATGTACAAAAGGGATAAAAACCACCTGTGCTTCTAAAATGCTAGAAGATTTTGTTCCGCCCTACCATGCCACAGTCATAGAAAAGCTGTTACAGGAGGACGCCATAATAGTTGGAAAAACCAATATGGATGAATTCGCTATGGGGTCCTCAACAGAAAACTCTGCCTTTAAGATCACAAAGAACCCAGCAGCCTTGGACAGAGTTCCCGGTGGTTCCTCCGGCGGTTCTGCTGCTGCAGTGGCAGCAAAGATGGTGCCAATAGCCCTAGGTTCCGATACAGGAGGTTCCATAAGACAACCAGCAGCCTTTTGTGGTGTAGTGGGCTTTAAACCCACCTATGGCTCAGTGTCAAGATATGGCCTAATAGCCTTTGGTTCCTCTTTAGATCAGATTGGATCCTTTTCTAGAACTGTAGAGGACAGTGCTCTCCTATTGGAAGTTATAGAAGGAAAAGATAAAATGGACGGTACCTCCGTTGACTTATCAAGAACTAGCAGTTATGAGGAAGATATGAAAAAAGGCCTAAGCGGACTGAAGGTTGCCCTGCCAAAGCAATTCTTTGCAGAGGGTTTAGATTGTGAAATAGCAGCCTCAATTAGGGCTTGTAAAAAAATACTGGAAGACTCCGGTGCTGTGGTGAATGAAGTTGATATGCCTATATCATCAGAAGGCCTATCTTCCTATTACATCATATCCTCAGCTGAGGCCAGCTCCAATTTATCCAGATATGATGGAATAAGATATGGTTACAGGACTACTGAATTCCATGATATTGATGAATTGATAGAAAAAAGCCGCAGCGAGGGCTTTGGTGAAGAAGTAAAGAGAAGGATAATGCTTGGTACTTTCACCCTATCCTCCGGCTATTATGATGCCTACTATAACAAGGCTCAAAAGCTTAGAAGAAAGCTTAAAGAAGAATTTAACTCAGTGCTTGAAAAATATGACTTGATACTGGGACCTGTATCACCTGCTCTCCCCTTTAAATTAGGTGAGAAAGTAAGCGATCCTATGTCTATGTATCTTACAGATATTTATACCGTTAACGTCAATCTCACAGGACTGCCGGCAATATCCATGCCCTGCGGTTTAAGCAGCGAAGGTCTTCCTATAGGCCTGCAGCTTATAGGTCCGTCTTTTGAAGAAGGCAAGTTGTTTAGAGCTGCTGCTGCCCTGGAAGAAAAACTAGCATAATTTATACGAAAGGAGGGAGGTTTGCTCCTATCTCAAAGCAAACCAAAGTATATGAGTTTTGAAACTATAATTGGCCTGGAAATCCATGCTGAATTAAATACAAAATCAAAAATTTTCTGTAGTTGCTCCACAAAGTTTGGTGCAAAGCCTAACGCAAATACCTGTCCGGTATGTTTGGGACTTCCCGGAACCCTGCCGGTATTGAACGAAGAGGTTGTTAATTTAGCGGTAAAAGCAGGTATAGCTTTGAACTGCAAAATAAACTTAGTAAACAAATTTGACAGAAAAAATTACTTTTATCCTGATCTGCCAAAGGCTTACCAGATATCACAGTTTGATCTCCCCATCTGTACTGAAGGCTTTATTGAGTTCGAATGTGAGGGAAAACCGGTAAAGGTAAGAATAAACAGGATACATTTAGAGGAGGATGCTGGAAAACTTATTCATTTAGAGCAGGAGCCTGTGTCTCTCATAGACTATAACCGTGTGGGAGTACCACTGATTGAAATTGTAACAGAGCCGGACCTTAGGTCTGCAGCTGAAGCGGTAGCCTTCCTGAAAAATCTGAAGGCCATCTTGGAATATGGTGAAATTTCCGATTGTAAAATGGAGCAGGGTTCTTTAAGATGTGATGCAAATATCTCCTTACGCCCTGTTGGCTCTAACAAATTAAATACAAAGGTTGAGCTTAAAAATATAAACTCCTTTAAGGAACTTCAAAAGGCCATAGAAAAAGAAGAAAAGAGACAGAGAGAACTTTATATGTTTGGTGAAGGTTTTAAAATTAAACAGGAAACCAGAAGATGGGACAGTGGTAAAGGCCGAACAGTGCCTATGCGTTCCAAGGAAGAAGCTCATGACTATAGATACTTCCCGGAACCGGATCTGACCCCTGTTATTTTGACAGAAGCTGCCGTTGCAGAGCTTAAGAGCACCATGACAGAACTTCCGGCCGAAAAGAAAATCCGTTTCCAAGAAAGCTACGGCTTAACCAAAAAAGAAATTGATATATTAATAGAAGATAAGGCCCTTGGGGATTACTATGAAAAGGTAGTGGCACTGGGCACTAATGCCAAGACTGCGGCTAACTGGATTCTTACAGATATGCTGAAGCTCCTAAAGGAAAGATCTATGGAGAGTATCTCCATACCAGTAAAACCTGACTACCTATCCCAGCTTATAGCCTTAATTGACGCCGGAAAAATAAGCAATACCGCCGCCAAGGAAGTATTAGAAGAAATGTTTGGCTCAGACAAGACACCGGAGGAGATCGTTCAATACAAGGGACTGTCCCAAATAAGCTCCAATGAAGAGTTATTAGAACTTATACAGAAGATTTTAGCTGAACATCCTCAGTCCATTGA is from Clostridium thermarum and encodes:
- the gatC gene encoding Asp-tRNA(Asn)/Glu-tRNA(Gln) amidotransferase subunit GatC — its product is MNISTEEVNRIAKLAKLKFSEAETIKLTSEFEKILEHFHSMDKLALDDIDLHALEKGAQTSLRKDEVEVFEDKESLFVNAKTVRDRYIEVPKIIE
- the gatA gene encoding Asp-tRNA(Asn)/Glu-tRNA(Gln) amidotransferase subunit GatA, which codes for MDYESLSALDIVEGIKSGKFTPKEIIKECFKRINETEGTVNAFITLCEEEALERAKYLEEKIRRGEKLGRLAGVPIAIKDNICTKGIKTTCASKMLEDFVPPYHATVIEKLLQEDAIIVGKTNMDEFAMGSSTENSAFKITKNPAALDRVPGGSSGGSAAAVAAKMVPIALGSDTGGSIRQPAAFCGVVGFKPTYGSVSRYGLIAFGSSLDQIGSFSRTVEDSALLLEVIEGKDKMDGTSVDLSRTSSYEEDMKKGLSGLKVALPKQFFAEGLDCEIAASIRACKKILEDSGAVVNEVDMPISSEGLSSYYIISSAEASSNLSRYDGIRYGYRTTEFHDIDELIEKSRSEGFGEEVKRRIMLGTFTLSSGYYDAYYNKAQKLRRKLKEEFNSVLEKYDLILGPVSPALPFKLGEKVSDPMSMYLTDIYTVNVNLTGLPAISMPCGLSSEGLPIGLQLIGPSFEEGKLFRAAAALEEKLA
- the aspS gene encoding aspartate--tRNA(Asn) ligase, encoding MEKIFISELKKFVGQQVKLCGWVHKINRLGKVTFVTLRDSSGLVQLVIEGDAIDDLKLEISTIVEGIVFENPKAPTGLELHEPHFTLLGKTYYEMLPIEVNGYKNKSSLEVQLDNRSLSLRSPKTRAVFKVQEEIASCFRTFLKSRMFSEIHTPKIISSSTEGGSEMFTVHYFDKRAFLAQSPQFYKQMMVGAGFERVFEIGHAYRAELHNTWRHLNEYVSLDVEMGFIDDEFELIQLEEDFINYLFAALNEKCSKELELFQVTLPSKVSIPRIPLKEAQEILLEVYDKSSPVGNIDAEGEILLSKYVKEKYDSDFVFLTKYPISKRPMYTMPDPDYPGMTKSFDLIYKGLEITTGGQRIHDYEELKANIIKFGLKPEDFSFYLDSFKYGMPPHGGFAIGLERITMKLLGLQNIREATLLPRDMKRLEP
- the gatB gene encoding Asp-tRNA(Asn)/Glu-tRNA(Gln) amidotransferase subunit GatB, with amino-acid sequence MSFETIIGLEIHAELNTKSKIFCSCSTKFGAKPNANTCPVCLGLPGTLPVLNEEVVNLAVKAGIALNCKINLVNKFDRKNYFYPDLPKAYQISQFDLPICTEGFIEFECEGKPVKVRINRIHLEEDAGKLIHLEQEPVSLIDYNRVGVPLIEIVTEPDLRSAAEAVAFLKNLKAILEYGEISDCKMEQGSLRCDANISLRPVGSNKLNTKVELKNINSFKELQKAIEKEEKRQRELYMFGEGFKIKQETRRWDSGKGRTVPMRSKEEAHDYRYFPEPDLTPVILTEAAVAELKSTMTELPAEKKIRFQESYGLTKKEIDILIEDKALGDYYEKVVALGTNAKTAANWILTDMLKLLKERSMESISIPVKPDYLSQLIALIDAGKISNTAAKEVLEEMFGSDKTPEEIVQYKGLSQISSNEELLELIQKILAEHPQSIEDYHNGKPQAAGFLMGQVMKASKGKANPKLAKELLEEELKKMPVA